TGCTAGATGCCTTGGTGTAATAGTCATCAACATCCCGGAACCCATGCAAGGGCGCGGTAAAAGTGTTGTCAAAGCGCCGGAAGTTGGCAAAGACCGTAGCATCATCCACATTTGGCAGAGCTGCCGCCATACAAGGGTCTTGCGCCTTTTGTTTGAGAGTGAGGCGCAGGCAACTCAAAAGATGGCGCTGGTAAAGTCTGGAAAGGCCAGTATTAATCTTGCGACTACACGCATGGAGATCCATTGGAGAAGATATCGCCACCGCCGCAGCCACCGGGCTGCAGGTTCCATCCTCCCCCAGCATCTTAAGCAGTACATTGCCACCCAACGAGTAACCCACCACCGTAATTGGGGTCAGGGGTAACTCCCCCCTCAGCTGTTCTACCAACCAACGTGGATCCTCACTATCTCCGCTATGGTATGCCCGGGGCAACCTGTTTGGCACACCCCCACAACCGCGGAAGTGCATGACAGCAACCTGGTAGCGGCGTGCGAGTAAGGATTCCATCATACCCTGGACATAGGGAGAAGCCACCGAGCCACCTAGACCATGGAGAATCAAGACTAATGGGAGTTCAGGGTCATCAACCAAAGGGCGAGGAGTGAGTAGTGCGAGACAATCTCCGTCCGGCGTTTCATACCAACGGCACTGGGTTTCTATCCATGGAACTGGGCGATGCACACGGCCAAAGACGGTTTGAATATGACAGTTTCCAAGGCCTGTGGCGGGGATAAACTGATCAGTCATATACCGGGTTCCGCTATTGCTATTTACCTGCCCTTCTCTGCTCAATTTAGGCACTTCTAGATAGCGACCAAGCAGAGCTGGCTTCGCGAAGCATGAGGGGTAGCTGTCCCTCGAAAGTATTGCGCGAATATCATCAGTATATAACCTGTGAAGACATATGTTGGGATAGGCGACGGGTATCGTGTGTTATTACTGCGGCTGAACCCTAGCTTTGGACATGGTTTCAGGCACGAAGATCAGAAAGAAGGTTGCGGCAATAGTGGCAATTCCCGCCAGCGATAAGAACGCAGCGTTATACCCAAAGTACTGAACAACATATTCTGCCGAGAAATTACTGCAGGCAGAACCAATACCCACCAAAGCAGCCATGGCTCCCTGAGTAATATTGAAGCGTCCTGTACCCTTAGTAAGATCGGCGCACATCAGAATGATGATCACCCCAAAGATGCCGTTGGCCACACCGTCCAACGACTGTATAGCCACCAAAAAGAAAGGGTTATCTGTAGACATAAACAAGAGCGCGCGAATAGGGTTAATACAAAAACCGATCATAAAGATTACTTTACGTCCCCAGGCATCGGCTTTGGCCGCACACAATAGTGACATCAACATCATCCAGAATTGCGCAGCAATTATGCAGGCAGAGGTAAAAGCAATAGCCTGGTTCACATTCGAATTGAGTGACAGCTTTTGGCTGACCAGAGGCAACATAGCCGCATTGCCAAAATGGAATAGAAAGACACTCACAGCCAAAGCGATTAGGCGTTTATCGGTAAGCAATACAGAAAAACCGGCGGGCTCCCTTTTTCCCGAAGCATCGCGCCGTTCACCTCCCCGAGCTCGAATATGATCAATTGAATGGGCAGGAATAAAGCCAACTGAGATAGCCATTAATACGCCCATAACGGCCATCAACCAGAAAACCCCCTCCGCAGCAATCGTCAGCGCTACAATTCCTGCAATCGCCGCAGCAAATACATTGCCCGCATGATTGGCCGCCTGG
The DNA window shown above is from Microbulbifer variabilis and carries:
- a CDS encoding hydrolase, which encodes MTDQFIPATGLGNCHIQTVFGRVHRPVPWIETQCRWYETPDGDCLALLTPRPLVDDPELPLVLILHGLGGSVASPYVQGMMESLLARRYQVAVMHFRGCGGVPNRLPRAYHSGDSEDPRWLVEQLRGELPLTPITVVGYSLGGNVLLKMLGEDGTCSPVAAAVAISSPMDLHACSRKINTGLSRLYQRHLLSCLRLTLKQKAQDPCMAAALPNVDDATVFANFRRFDNTFTAPLHGFRDVDDYYTKASSKHLLREIGVPTMIVNSVDDPFVCPSAIPEKREVSSMVQLEVTLQGGHVGFVGGSVWRPNYWLEHRVPKFLDCVIRRNRA
- a CDS encoding MFS transporter; its protein translation is MSLNKPLLFTNFFAGDVVAGLGPYLAIYLLSAMHWQPGEIGIVLAIGGITTVLLQTPAGAFIDSTRLKRMLIATCGIIIAIVSIAIVALANHKPVIYGSQVLMGAAIAFVAPSIAAITLGVCSDKTFTLQTSANQAANHAGNVFAAAIAGIVALTIAAEGVFWLMAVMGVLMAISVGFIPAHSIDHIRARGGERRDASGKREPAGFSVLLTDKRLIALAVSVFLFHFGNAAMLPLVSQKLSLNSNVNQAIAFTSACIIAAQFWMMLMSLLCAAKADAWGRKVIFMIGFCINPIRALLFMSTDNPFFLVAIQSLDGVANGIFGVIIILMCADLTKGTGRFNITQGAMAALVGIGSACSNFSAEYVVQYFGYNAAFLSLAGIATIAATFFLIFVPETMSKARVQPQ